One window from the genome of Xenorhabdus bovienii SS-2004 encodes:
- the metR gene encoding HTH-type transcriptional regulator MetR, giving the protein MIEIKHLKTLQALSHCGSLAAAANHLHQTQSALSHQFSELEHRLGFKLFIRKSQPLRLTPQGEVLLKLAGKVLPLVTASLRECSEPEEINLRIAIECHSCIQWLTPALKRFSESWPQVSVDFKSGVTFDPQPALQQRELDIVLTSDIIADSKLNYTSLFDYEVKLVLAPDHPLANKRDIYPQDLAPETLLIYPVQRQRFDIWRRFLQPAGVTPTLKSVDNTLLLIQMVAARLGIAALPHWAVETFERQGLVVTKTLGEGLWSRLYAACREGEQHQPAINTFIRSARQHAVDNLPFVKRVSISNGDAPKEMQQSGCFLW; this is encoded by the coding sequence ATGATCGAAATAAAACATTTAAAAACACTACAGGCATTGAGTCATTGCGGTTCATTGGCTGCGGCTGCAAATCATCTGCATCAGACGCAATCTGCTCTTTCTCATCAGTTCAGTGAACTAGAGCATCGGCTGGGATTCAAACTCTTCATTCGCAAAAGCCAGCCATTGCGCCTTACGCCTCAAGGGGAAGTGCTGTTAAAACTGGCGGGGAAGGTACTCCCTCTGGTGACGGCTTCCCTGCGTGAATGCAGTGAACCGGAAGAAATTAATCTGCGCATTGCCATTGAATGCCATAGCTGTATTCAGTGGCTGACGCCAGCACTGAAGCGTTTTAGTGAAAGCTGGCCGCAGGTTAGTGTGGATTTTAAATCCGGTGTGACGTTTGATCCGCAGCCTGCACTGCAACAGCGGGAACTGGATATTGTACTGACCTCAGATATTATTGCAGACAGCAAGCTGAACTATACGTCGCTGTTTGACTATGAAGTGAAACTCGTGCTTGCTCCGGATCACCCATTAGCAAATAAACGCGATATCTATCCACAAGATCTCGCTCCCGAAACGCTGCTGATTTATCCCGTCCAGCGCCAACGGTTTGATATCTGGCGGCGGTTCCTCCAGCCAGCAGGTGTTACCCCGACATTAAAAAGCGTCGATAATACTCTGTTACTGATCCAGATGGTGGCTGCTCGCTTAGGCATTGCTGCATTACCCCATTGGGCAGTAGAAACATTCGAAAGGCAGGGGCTGGTTGTGACAAAAACGTTGGGAGAAGGATTATGGAGCAGATTGTATGCTGCCTGCCGAGAAGGAGAACAGCACCAACCTGCCATTAATACATTTATTCGTTCTGCGCGCCAGCACGCGGTGGACAATTTGCCGTTTGTAAAACGGGTTTCAATATCCAACGGTGATGCACCCAAAGAGATGCAACAATCAGGCTGCTTCCTATGGTAA